In one Dehalogenimonas formicexedens genomic region, the following are encoded:
- a CDS encoding cupredoxin domain-containing protein, which produces MIKNSKRFFGVLACVLLFAATLVPLGCGGSTPPNTVDMKNIQYSPRTLTVSVGTTVTWRNKDSVQHSVTSSNGIFDSGLFNPGGSYTYTFNTAGTYPYYCTIHPGMTGTIIVQ; this is translated from the coding sequence ATGATAAAAAATTCAAAGAGGTTCTTCGGGGTTCTCGCCTGTGTTCTGCTGTTTGCCGCCACCCTGGTACCGTTGGGCTGCGGCGGCTCGACGCCGCCGAACACCGTCGACATGAAAAACATCCAGTACTCACCCAGAACCCTCACCGTGAGCGTCGGGACCACGGTAACCTGGCGTAACAAAGACAGTGTCCAGCATTCGGTGACCAGCTCTAACGGAATTTTCGACAGCGGCCTGTTCAACCCGGGCGGCAGCTACACCTATACCTTCAATACCGCCGGAACTTATCCCTATTACTGCACCATCCACCCGGGTATGACCGGCACGATTATCGTTCAATAG
- a CDS encoding flavodoxin family protein, with amino-acid sequence MKAVVVYESLWGNTAAIAQAIAEGLGPGTRVMSTREATAGAIRDADFLVVGSPVMGFSVPNERMIGGIQVKAGSAPPDLSQPPMRTWLDSLVPGEKPFAAFETRVKGPWGKATPAIEESMKKLGYRKASEAQKFVVEGTQGPLKEGEIERARQWGAELSRW; translated from the coding sequence ATGAAAGCGGTCGTGGTTTACGAATCTTTATGGGGCAATACGGCGGCTATCGCCCAGGCTATCGCCGAGGGGTTGGGGCCGGGGACCCGGGTGATGTCGACCAGAGAAGCGACCGCGGGGGCGATCAGGGATGCGGATTTCCTCGTCGTCGGCTCGCCGGTGATGGGTTTTTCCGTGCCCAACGAAAGGATGATCGGGGGCATCCAGGTGAAAGCGGGCAGCGCGCCTCCCGACCTGTCCCAACCGCCGATGCGGACCTGGCTGGATTCACTGGTCCCCGGTGAAAAGCCTTTTGCCGCGTTCGAGACCAGGGTAAAGGGACCGTGGGGCAAGGCGACGCCGGCCATCGAGGAGAGCATGAAGAAACTCGGCTACCGGAAAGCCAGCGAAGCCCAGAAATTCGTCGTCGAGGGCACCCAGGGCCCGCTCAAGGAAGGCGAGATCGAACGGGCGCGGCAGTGGGGCGCCGAACTCAGCCGGTGGTAA
- a CDS encoding GNAT family N-acetyltransferase, with protein sequence MELKELTDGVITLRPLRMSDALEVFLAVQESMTCLKQWMPWAHDGYSMTESEGWIKNAMKSWPEGSEYEFGIIDAKDGSFIGGCGLNHMNTIDKVANLGYWVRSSRQGQGVAARAARLLIRFGINDLKLNRIEILAGVENSASRKTAENAGAIREAILRNRLSLPDKVHDAVLFSIIPADLTA encoded by the coding sequence ATGGAACTAAAAGAACTCACTGACGGTGTGATCACTCTAAGGCCGCTGCGGATGTCCGACGCGCTTGAGGTTTTTCTCGCGGTCCAGGAGTCTATGACTTGCCTGAAACAGTGGATGCCCTGGGCTCACGATGGTTACTCCATGACCGAAAGCGAAGGCTGGATCAAGAACGCCATGAAGTCCTGGCCGGAGGGCTCGGAGTATGAGTTCGGCATCATCGACGCAAAGGATGGCTCGTTCATCGGCGGCTGCGGTTTGAACCACATGAATACCATCGACAAAGTGGCTAACCTTGGCTACTGGGTGCGGAGCAGCCGGCAGGGCCAGGGTGTGGCGGCAAGGGCGGCAAGGCTCCTCATCCGTTTCGGGATCAACGACCTCAAGCTGAACCGCATCGAAATTCTGGCCGGGGTGGAAAATTCAGCCAGCCGGAAGACCGCTGAAAACGCAGGCGCGATCCGGGAAGCCATACTCAGAAACCGCCTGTCCCTTCCCGATAAGGTGCACGACGCGGTGCTGTTTTCGATTATTCCGGCAGATCTCACTGCCTGA
- a CDS encoding c-type cytochrome, with product MQKKSLYFIVPAVILIFGGLVTACVPKTVSPADLTDAGQIFSNDCASCHKSDRTGGHGPNITAPELKDFTQASLAAFLVDHKTAKNLTTEQQGVLAEWLKAP from the coding sequence ATGCAAAAGAAATCACTTTATTTTATCGTCCCGGCGGTCATCCTGATTTTCGGCGGCCTGGTCACCGCCTGCGTGCCGAAGACGGTATCGCCGGCTGACTTGACCGACGCCGGCCAGATCTTCTCCAACGACTGTGCGTCCTGCCACAAATCCGACCGGACCGGCGGCCACGGCCCGAACATCACGGCACCGGAACTCAAAGATTTCACCCAGGCCAGCCTGGCGGCGTTCCTCGTCGACCACAAGACGGCGAAGAACTTGACGACAGAGCAGCAGGGGGTGCTGGCGGAGTGGCTGAAGGCGCCATAG
- the dtd gene encoding D-aminoacyl-tRNA deacylase, whose amino-acid sequence MKALIQRVSRAQVTVDGEVIGSIGGGLAALVGVAAGDEKADIDYLVNKIVNLRIFADADSKFNLSLLDVKGELLLISQFTLMADTRKGRRPSFTDAAPPETAEFMFDEFVAEARNLGVKVETGRFQAHMFVELVNDGPVTIMLDSSDRLRARG is encoded by the coding sequence ATGAAAGCGCTCATACAGAGAGTGTCCCGGGCACAAGTTACCGTCGACGGCGAGGTTATCGGCAGCATCGGCGGGGGGCTGGCGGCGCTGGTGGGGGTGGCGGCGGGCGATGAGAAGGCTGACATCGACTACCTGGTGAACAAGATCGTCAACCTGAGGATCTTCGCCGACGCCGACTCCAAGTTCAATTTATCGCTGCTCGACGTCAAAGGCGAACTTCTCCTGATAAGCCAGTTCACACTTATGGCCGATACGCGCAAGGGCAGACGGCCGTCTTTCACCGATGCCGCTCCCCCGGAAACCGCGGAATTCATGTTCGACGAGTTCGTCGCCGAGGCGAGAAATCTGGGAGTCAAGGTCGAAACGGGCAGGTTCCAGGCGCATATGTTCGTCGAACTGGTCAACGACGGCCCGGTGACGATCATGCTGGATTCCAGCGACCGGTTAAGGGCGAGAGGGTAA
- a CDS encoding DUF5658 family protein, whose translation MKQVPPPAASDQKARRQTRILLVSLVLLNIADAVVSQFIVTSGAGTEGNALLIYWVTRREFVLIKAGASIVAAVLLWDLSRRAPKPMLVVTAIIVAIYILIVAWNILVAAGGSIA comes from the coding sequence GTGAAACAAGTTCCTCCACCGGCAGCGTCAGACCAGAAAGCCCGGCGGCAAACGCGGATTTTACTCGTGTCGCTGGTGCTCCTGAACATAGCTGACGCCGTCGTGTCCCAGTTTATTGTGACCAGCGGAGCCGGCACCGAGGGAAACGCTCTCTTGATCTACTGGGTGACCAGAAGAGAGTTTGTATTGATAAAAGCGGGCGCCAGTATTGTCGCGGCCGTCCTTCTCTGGGATCTGTCGCGGCGAGCGCCGAAACCGATGCTGGTGGTCACGGCGATCATCGTCGCTATCTACATCCTGATCGTCGCCTGGAATATCCTGGTGGCGGCTGGCGGTTCGATAGCCTAG
- a CDS encoding cytochrome-c peroxidase: protein MRRRKLIMGAAVVGLMLALAPVEAAADDWSGLSKDEQKVLLGRYLFYDTNLSSGNNMSCATCHDPTTGYTGPDSAINAGQAIYPGAINGRAGNRKPPSAAYAGDSPILHQDTAGNWIGGMFYDGRATGWTLDDPLAEQAQGPFLNPLEQAMPSARVVCLGVAHSEYAGLYEAVFGKNTIKESYINSHLDETYANIAKAIAAFEESPEVSSFSSKFDVFWANAKTAGLDVTKISFSNAGVGSGATATSTVVGGVITAVTVTNGGSGYSAAPTISFGNGMMGSGATAYATVVNGVVTSITITNGGSNYRSQPGSSRVNITPAPSQSYWENFRGLGLADNELQGLAAFNDPSRGDCVRCHSMGDSMDARPVFTDYSYHNIGVPKNPANPFYSADKKYNPEGADWLDYGLGAFLQSIGDSTWEANLGKFKVPTLRNVDLRPSPDFVKAYMHNGYFKSLEDVIMFYTWRAHMEAMMGGGMGGGGGMGGGGMGGGMMPDPNLFPAPEVSLNLETLNFTMPMMGGGGGGMGGGGMGGGGMMTVMADQANILAFLKTLSDGFVN from the coding sequence GTGAGAAGAAGAAAGCTGATCATGGGGGCGGCGGTTGTGGGGCTGATGCTGGCGCTGGCGCCGGTCGAAGCCGCGGCCGACGACTGGAGCGGGCTCTCAAAAGACGAGCAAAAAGTCCTGCTTGGCAGGTACCTGTTCTATGACACCAACCTTTCCAGCGGCAACAACATGTCCTGCGCCACCTGCCACGACCCGACGACCGGCTACACCGGGCCGGACTCGGCGATCAACGCGGGGCAGGCGATCTACCCCGGGGCGATCAACGGCCGGGCGGGCAACCGCAAGCCGCCGTCAGCGGCCTATGCCGGTGACAGCCCGATACTGCATCAAGATACGGCCGGCAATTGGATCGGCGGCATGTTCTACGACGGCCGAGCGACCGGCTGGACGCTCGATGATCCTCTGGCAGAACAAGCCCAGGGTCCATTCCTGAACCCGCTGGAGCAGGCCATGCCTTCGGCGAGGGTGGTGTGCCTGGGGGTGGCCCACTCCGAATATGCGGGGCTTTATGAGGCAGTTTTCGGGAAGAACACTATCAAGGAAAGCTACATCAACAGCCACCTTGATGAAACTTATGCCAATATCGCAAAAGCTATCGCCGCTTTCGAAGAAAGCCCCGAGGTCAGTTCGTTCAGTTCCAAGTTCGACGTATTCTGGGCCAACGCCAAAACGGCGGGGCTGGATGTCACCAAGATCAGCTTCAGCAATGCCGGGGTTGGCAGCGGAGCGACGGCCACATCCACAGTGGTCGGTGGGGTCATCACCGCCGTCACCGTTACTAATGGCGGTTCCGGCTATTCGGCCGCACCTACTATCAGTTTCGGAAACGGCATGATGGGCTCAGGCGCGACAGCCTACGCTACCGTGGTTAACGGAGTTGTTACCTCGATTACGATTACCAATGGGGGTTCCAACTATCGTTCCCAGCCCGGTTCATCCAGGGTCAACATCACCCCGGCGCCTTCGCAGTCCTACTGGGAGAATTTCCGCGGCCTGGGACTGGCGGATAACGAACTGCAGGGCCTGGCGGCGTTCAACGATCCTTCCCGCGGCGACTGCGTCCGCTGCCATTCGATGGGCGACTCGATGGATGCCAGGCCGGTGTTCACCGATTACAGCTACCACAACATCGGCGTGCCCAAGAACCCGGCCAACCCCTTCTACTCAGCGGACAAAAAGTACAACCCCGAAGGCGCGGATTGGCTCGATTACGGGTTGGGCGCCTTCCTTCAGAGCATCGGCGACTCGACCTGGGAAGCCAACCTTGGCAAGTTCAAGGTGCCGACGCTGCGGAACGTGGACCTGAGGCCGAGCCCTGACTTCGTCAAGGCCTACATGCATAACGGCTACTTCAAATCCCTCGAAGATGTCATCATGTTCTATACCTGGCGCGCCCACATGGAGGCGATGATGGGTGGCGGCATGGGCGGTGGCGGCGGGATGGGCGGCGGAGGCATGGGCGGCGGCATGATGCCCGACCCGAACCTGTTCCCGGCGCCCGAGGTGTCCCTGAACCTGGAGACTCTCAACTTCACCATGCCCATGATGGGCGGCGGCGGAGGCGGAATGGGAGGCGGCGGCATGGGCGGCGGCGGCATGATGACGGTCATGGCCGACCAGGCCAATATCCTGGCCTTCCTGAAGACGCTTTCCGACGGATTCGTGAATTAA
- a CDS encoding histone deacetylase family protein, producing the protein MFRVRRILDDTRATGKQAVAQVQQIMRDQFPKLLPKTIAALPHYLRNPVKYGFRSVLFVADDVKGNTKGFALMSHDPELNFAYLDYLSAARGVTGQGVGGALYERVREEASRLGVIGLFFEALPDDARLSKDPRIRKQNAARLRFYERFGAFPIANTRYETPIVPGGDNPPLLVFDGLGNDVSLPAPLAKSIVRAILERKYGDILPEGYVDRVVESFKDDPVKLRPSRYLKGEAEVIRKRSLPVGKRIVLIVNDKHAIHHVKEIGYVEAPVRIDTIMAELDKTSLFYRVPAVHFGEQRITAVHDAEFFNYFKRVCSKLEPEESVYPYVFPIRNAAHPPEDLAIRAGYYCIDTFTPINRNAFLAARRAVDCSLTGAKYLLEGTHLVYALVRPPGHHAERRAFGGFCYFNSAAAAAQYLSPFGTVAILDIDYHHGNGQQVIFYSRRDVLTISIHCKPSVAYPYFSGFASECGEGEGVGFNINYSLPEKVDGPAFRIELKTALTRIKRFRPQFLVVALGLDTARNDPTGTWDLLPDDFEANGRLVGALGLPTLVVQEGGYDTQVLGINARRFFTGLWSAAYE; encoded by the coding sequence ATGTTTCGCGTTCGCCGCATCCTCGACGATACCCGGGCTACCGGCAAGCAGGCCGTGGCGCAGGTCCAGCAGATCATGCGGGACCAGTTCCCCAAGCTGCTGCCGAAGACAATTGCCGCCCTGCCCCACTACCTCCGCAATCCTGTGAAGTACGGCTTCCGCTCGGTCCTCTTCGTGGCCGACGATGTCAAGGGCAATACCAAGGGCTTTGCCTTGATGTCCCACGACCCGGAGCTCAATTTCGCCTACCTTGACTATCTCTCCGCCGCCAGGGGCGTCACCGGCCAGGGCGTAGGAGGGGCGCTTTACGAACGTGTCCGCGAGGAGGCCTCCCGCCTGGGCGTCATCGGTCTCTTTTTCGAGGCGCTGCCGGACGACGCCAGACTATCCAAAGACCCCAGGATCAGAAAGCAGAACGCCGCCCGGCTGCGATTTTACGAACGCTTCGGTGCCTTCCCCATCGCCAACACCAGGTACGAAACGCCGATAGTCCCTGGCGGCGACAATCCGCCCCTGCTGGTGTTCGACGGACTGGGCAATGACGTCTCCCTCCCCGCCCCCCTTGCCAAATCCATAGTCCGCGCCATCCTGGAGCGAAAATACGGCGATATCCTGCCCGAAGGCTATGTCGACAGAGTGGTGGAATCCTTCAAGGACGACCCGGTGAAACTTCGTCCGTCCCGCTACTTGAAGGGCGAGGCTGAGGTCATCAGGAAGCGCTCCCTGCCGGTTGGCAAGCGAATCGTCCTCATCGTCAACGACAAGCACGCCATCCACCACGTTAAGGAGATCGGCTACGTCGAGGCCCCGGTGCGCATCGACACTATCATGGCCGAACTGGACAAGACCAGCCTGTTCTACCGCGTCCCGGCCGTACACTTCGGCGAACAGCGCATCACCGCCGTCCATGACGCCGAGTTCTTCAACTACTTCAAGCGGGTGTGCTCCAAGCTTGAGCCGGAGGAATCGGTCTATCCGTACGTCTTTCCCATCCGCAACGCCGCCCATCCGCCGGAAGACCTGGCCATCAGGGCCGGTTATTATTGCATCGACACCTTCACCCCCATCAACCGCAACGCCTTTCTGGCCGCCAGGCGGGCGGTGGACTGCAGCCTGACCGGAGCCAAATACCTTCTGGAAGGCACCCACCTGGTTTACGCCCTGGTGCGCCCGCCCGGCCATCACGCCGAGAGGCGGGCTTTCGGAGGCTTCTGCTACTTCAATTCCGCCGCCGCCGCGGCGCAGTACCTGAGCCCCTTCGGCACCGTCGCCATCCTGGATATCGACTACCACCATGGCAACGGCCAACAGGTCATCTTTTACAGCCGGCGTGACGTGCTGACCATCTCCATCCACTGTAAGCCCTCCGTCGCCTACCCTTACTTCAGCGGCTTCGCGTCAGAGTGCGGCGAGGGCGAAGGCGTAGGCTTCAATATCAACTACTCCCTCCCCGAAAAAGTGGACGGCCCCGCCTTCCGCATCGAGCTGAAAACGGCCCTGACCCGCATCAAGCGCTTCAGGCCGCAGTTCCTCGTGGTGGCCCTCGGCTTGGACACCGCCAGGAACGATCCCACCGGCACCTGGGACCTCCTGCCCGACGATTTCGAGGCCAACGGACGCCTTGTCGGCGCGCTCGGCTTGCCGACGCTGGTGGTTCAGGAGGGCGGCTACGACACCCAGGTCCTGGGCATCAACGCCCGCCGCTTTTTCACCGGCCTGTGGTCGGCTGCATACGAATAG